Genomic segment of Dromiciops gliroides isolate mDroGli1 chromosome 3, mDroGli1.pri, whole genome shotgun sequence:
TCCATTATCCTAAAATAGATTATattgattgtaatgtataactgatatcagattgcttgctgacttcaggagcagggtgggaagagagggaaggagaaaaatttggaactcaaaatcttacaaaaacgaatgttgaaaactatctttacatgtaattgcaaaaagaccctaaaatactattaaaatagctcatattatttatttatatatatgtatatatgtgtgtattatcaTGATCCACAGCATACTACAGATCTTAGTTTTCCACagtgtatatacaaaataatagaagTAAAATCTAGAAGTACTCAAGGGTATGTCATTCTCTTTTCAATCAAGAAttaatagatacatacatacacacacacacatacacacacacacaaaacctgtgttttaggaatatcactatAGAAACTGTGAGTGGTATGGTTTCATGGGGGAGAAAGATTGGAGGTGGCAAGAACAGGTAGAAAACTGTCACAATATTCAGGGAAGAGGTAAGGATGACCTGAGCTagattggtggtggtgatgatggaatGATAGGCTGCACATGGGAAGGATATGTAGGACATTGGGGAAATAGAATTGAAAGTTCTGGATGcaggaaatgataaaaaaaataagtaaaagatgGCTTGTATGGGTATATGCCTCTAAAAATGTTATTGTTGTGAATAGAAGCAGAGTAAGGAGGATTAATACTCTAGGTCTGTTCATACGTGGTAGGAGAGGGACAATGACAAGTagagttttagatatgttgaattaAAAGTTCTGATAATTATGCTTAGGTTGAAATGTCTAGCAGGTGCATGGAAATATAAATTTGAAGCCTAAGAAAAAGctatgtgaaaaatagcatgggaGCCCTTTGCAGATAGCTTTGGTGCCAACAAAGTCTGGAGTGTTCtgcaaagacaaaggaaaagataaaagaaatagtGGCTGTGGCTACAGGCATAGCCATTCTTGCTTTCTGCCACCTGTTGGTGTTAGATTTGAGACCAGTTGTTTTCATGAGACATTAGCTTTGGTGataagggcagctgggtagcacagtggatagagcactggccctgaatttaggaggatctcagttcaactTTCACCTCAGTCACTGTCTAGCTGTGCgatcatgggcaagttacttaacccaaattgccttaagaCATCCGGGACCATCtatagtcatcctgatatatatgttGTCACTGGAtacagatgactctggaggagtgagtgacattggtgaccttgggcagcccttcctcacttaaatcccattctagtatctttgccaagaaaaacccatggatAGCATCAGCATGttctatggtccacagggtcacaaagagtcagacatgaccaaatgactgaataacaacaattgcCTTGAGTgctaaaacagaaaagaaatttaaattgtGTATTCTATGACATCATAAACATCTAATGTTTCTTAATTTTACTATGATTTTATTCACTTAGTACAACTATTTACACCTGGAATAAAAGATTGAGTGAATGTTAACCACCTGGATCAACAAGAAGCAGTTGCCAGTGGATGGGAGGTATAAGCCAATTATTGTGAAGTGATCCTAGATAGATAGTCTAGGATAGGTGTTCTTAACTGTTTTCTGTGTCTTTAGCAATGTGAAACCTATAGGCTCCTCagagtaatatttttttaaaacacaaagtGAATAAACTACATATGCATAATGTACAAAaggaataaattatattgaaattgttatcagaatattttttaaaaataagttcggggcagctaggtggcacagtagatggagcacgggccctagattcaggagtacctcagttaaaatccggcctcagacacttatcacttactagctgtgtgaccctaggcaaaccacttaaccccaattgcctcactaaaaagaaaaaaaagaatctattgtcCTTCTACTTATAACGAACACCAAAAGGCGGACGCAGGTGCTGCAGGAGGAGCTGGAGGCCCGGGGGCCCCCGGAGTTGGAGGCCGAGGGGGCTTCCGTGGTGGCTTCGGCAGTGGGGGCCGAGGTCGAGGTCGGGGCAGCGGTAGAGGCCGGGGCTGGGGCCGCGGGGCATGTGGAGGAAAGGCCGAGGATAAGGAGTGGGTTCCTGTCACCGAGCTGGGACACCTCGTCAAGGACAGGAAGATCAAGTCTTTGGAGGAgatctatcttttctcccttcccataaAGGAAtctgagatcatagatttcttCCTGGGGTCTTCATTGAAGGATGAGGTTCTAAAGATCGTGCCTGTTCAGAAACAAACTAGAGCCGGACAATGTACCAGGTCCAAGGCTTTTGTGGCCATTGGCGACTACAATGGCCATGTTGGCTTGGGTGTCAAGTGCTCCAAGGAAGTAGCCACAGCTATTCGTGGTGCTATCATTCTGGCCAAGCTGTCCATCGTTCCTGTGAGACGTGGCTACTGGGGGAATAAGATTGGCAAGCCTCACACAGTGCCCTGCAAGGTCACTGGGCCCTGCGGATCTGTTTTGGTCAGCCTGATCCCTGCCCCTCGAGGTACTGGCATTGTCTCAGCTCCTGTGCCTAAGAAGCTCTTGATGATGGCTGGAATAGATGACTGCTACACTTCTGCAAGGGGCTGTACTGCCACTCtgggcaactttgctaaagctaccTTTGATGCTATCTCCAAAACATACAACTACCTAACCCCAGACCTGTGGAAGGAGACTGTGTTTACTAAATCTCCCTATCAGGAATTCACTGACCGTCTTGTGAAGACTCACACTCCCGTGTCTGTCCAGAGGACCCAGGCAGCTGCTGTGGCAACCacacataagatttttttttttttactatacattgaataaactgaa
This window contains:
- the LOC122747745 gene encoding 40S ribosomal protein S2-like, encoding MALNVSVKAQSLGKEQEELKVLTKGGKYDFIGITEYWWNETHNRSMVREWQADAGAAGGAGGPGAPGVGGRGGFRGGFGSGGRGRGRGSGRGRGWGRGACGGKAEDKEWVPVTELGHLVKDRKIKSLEEIYLFSLPIKESEIIDFFLGSSLKDEVLKIVPVQKQTRAGQCTRSKAFVAIGDYNGHVGLGVKCSKEVATAIRGAIILAKLSIVPVRRGYWGNKIGKPHTVPCKVTGPCGSVLVSLIPAPRGTGIVSAPVPKKLLMMAGIDDCYTSARGCTATLGNFAKATFDAISKTYNYLTPDLWKETVFTKSPYQEFTDRLVKTHTPVSVQRTQAAAVATT